Proteins from a genomic interval of Staphylococcus debuckii:
- a CDS encoding DedA family protein, with protein sequence MEQILTDFISRWGYLAIFILILSENILPFVPSEVVLTFAGVLSAKSHISIWMLLIVATVASFIGLLVLYYICRLVNEEKLYRFVDKYGKWMKLKGKDVKRANDWFRKYGAAAVFLCRFVPVLRVLITIPAGVSRMNVVTFATLSLLGTTIWNFGLIYLGKALSDNWHQILNAMHTYSTIMLVILAILFIIFVIRFISKRRKNSNAN encoded by the coding sequence ATGGAACAAATTCTAACGGATTTTATTAGCCGCTGGGGATATTTGGCAATTTTCATCCTCATTCTCTCAGAAAATATTTTACCTTTTGTCCCTTCAGAGGTTGTGTTGACTTTCGCTGGCGTCTTATCAGCTAAATCTCACATTTCTATTTGGATGCTATTAATCGTTGCTACCGTTGCTTCATTTATCGGTCTGCTAGTCTTGTATTATATCTGTCGCTTAGTCAACGAAGAGAAACTTTATCGTTTCGTAGACAAATACGGTAAATGGATGAAATTAAAAGGTAAAGATGTTAAACGTGCCAATGATTGGTTCAGAAAATATGGAGCTGCTGCAGTATTTTTATGTCGCTTTGTTCCCGTGTTACGTGTCTTAATTACTATTCCAGCAGGCGTCAGTCGTATGAATGTTGTGACTTTCGCGACGCTTTCATTATTAGGGACGACTATTTGGAACTTTGGTTTGATTTATTTAGGTAAAGCACTGAGTGACAACTGGCATCAAATTCTCAATGCAATGCACACTTATTCCACAATTATGTTGGTTATCCTAGCCATTTTATTTATTATCTTTGTTATCCGTTTCATTTCAAAACGTCGCAAAAATTCAAATGCAAACTAA